One Nematostella vectensis chromosome 10, jaNemVect1.1, whole genome shotgun sequence genomic window, ttccggaatgggaacgcgAGTTAAACAAACGCGCGCTGACAtgaaaacctggaaaacgcgcaattccaggtagagagagaagacacaatttcttcagtggctatgggttccttgtattacggacttgTTTTTAAACACAactaacgtgaggccgaagtgcacataaccagatttttgctttttaagttAATTTtcccttgatcatcattgccctgtgtatcagctcggggacgaaaagctcaaattttaatgacattttacaaaaagtcgcatcaatgtaaaaaaaagtcgcacttgatattttgtttgctttaagtcactaagtactcagagaaattctccgccttattggatatgaaatgagcttatttgaaacgtcacgtcatgtttttccgtgtCACGCGCgcttttttctattctaatcattctcattccggaatcacgagtaaaaaaacgaGCCCTTTTGAGTATGGTCCAtgcgaaccacataccatttggaagatgaaaatataaagaattgaccaaatctatcaactctgaaaggttttATGGActttaagcccgacataacgaaatggacataatgacataaaagagaaaaaacatgttgtttttttcagcGCGCGCGCTACGACATTTGCCGCCGTAGACCCTCCGCCTATTCGTGTATCTATATTTTCCACGCGCTGAAAGCGAATAACTGAGTCATTTGGAATATTGCAAGTCTCTTTTGGGGAGGACAACCTTTACAAGTCAGCTGTGGAGGCAGCCTAAGGCAACATGCGACACGTGATCTATGCGCTTtctgtccccacgtatccgtttttgtttgaaaacgcaatttttttgttccgttttcatAAAGATCCGCGTCCACAGGAAGCCTTTTTCATTTGATACGACCCGTCAccacgaaaacgcagaaacgatacgaaaacgataacaagttctacagcgcatgcgtacaCGCGTgccaagtggactggaccTGGAGTTATCACAccatcgttttcgaaaggttccgttCTAGTCCGTCCCCACGGCACCGGAagggtatcgttttcaaattgtgcCAGTCTGGAGATCGTCCTCATATCggcgttttcaaattgttccgttttcggtcatcgttttcgcgtttccgtgtggacgatacccgtaccgtaacaaaaaaaaaatgcgttttcaaacgaaaacggatacgttgTGACGGGGTCTTAGATTACCTTAACACTGAGCTTGTTGAGATTTGCGTCGCGTTTGACCACGTTATTCCTGAAGTACTTCCTGTTCTTGAAGTAGTGTCTGTTCCCCCCTTTACTTCCGCCCAAGCGGAGCTTGGTAAATAAGCCTCGCTTGTCCTCGAAGTCATCGAATAAGCCACAGCCGTAGACGGCACACCGTCGCACGAACTCCTCCTCTGCTTTCTTCAGGCTCTCGCCATCGGTTTCTTGTGAGAGCACTACTTGTACAGCTAGTGCTACCACAAGTAGACCAGCTAGAACTTTTTGGTAAGGCTGgaataaaaagaatgtataagTGCCATTGCCGCCGCCCCCTGAAAAtgatcggggggggggggggtctctTAACTATTGTATCAAGGGGCTCCAGGGAAGAGGGATTTATAACGATGGGCTGCAATTCCAACCTCCCCCCCATCTTTTAGGGGGACGGCTTGCCTCCAACTCTACCTCTCTGTGGTCTTTGggaaattattaataattaaaacaTTGTTGCACGCATGTCAATgacatgtttaaaaaaaaaagaatctctGCGGAAATTGTTAGATCtgatttcaaaataaaagttGTAACAACGTTTGAGGAATAAATCAGAAGTTGCATAAAGGAGGAAGAATGGGAGAATTGGAAGTAAACCTTAGCTAACCTTTCTtgtataattttttctttgaaattcAATGATATAGTTAGGATGCCTTCTCACCAATGGACCTATTCTTTCGGAAATGATGAATAATTAAAATCACCTTTTCCTCGCTTTTTCCAAATATTGTGTCGAAATATTTACCGACAACAAGATCTTTAAATCCCTTGCATTAAAAAATACTCAGTAAGTGCCCTTAATTTTTATAGTGTGTCTAGCgtaaaaataagagaaatatGGAAGAAAATGACTTCCTATTGAAACACTAACTTGCTTTGAGTACGTACGCGGTATTGTTATCTGATGTCTATCTAACTTGCTAAGTTTGATTACGGTTGAGTGCATAAGAATATCATACCTTCATATCTTGTCAGAAAGCGTGTCTTCCAAGCGCTCAGTAAACGCCTACCGATACAATCTAACCCGCATGAACAATAactcaaattttaaaaaacgaATGGTTATATAGCAAAACATTCCCTAATTATAGGAATTATCCCATACGGAGAAGCAAAACCGCTTAAAAGGCTTAAATGTTCACGTATTGTGTGAGTTGGATACATTTTTTGTTAGGCTTGTTATAATCCCAAACCGCATACGGTCTTACTGCGCTTTGGAAACCATTGTAATGTCACttttcagccaatcagagaatTGATTAATTTATGGCAGCGTACGCAGTGATCAGTTTCTTCCCGGGAAGTAGACTCGAGCCCTTTCCATAATTCCGCGGTTCACCACTAATTGCctaattaaaaaagaactagaattagatttttgaaaaaaaaaatgccggtTTTCAAACTTTAATGATCTTTTATAATCAAAGTGATACTAATGAAATGATTTTTCTTACGGCTCGTCTTGTCAAAATCTGTATTCAGATGATGCAACAATTGAGAAAAACGCTGGCTACAAGGTCTTTTGAGCGGTGCTGGTTTCAGCTGCGGACGCCTACACAAGCACAATATGCGCAactaaataaaatattctCTTTCAGGATATCCTAATGATCGCAACATGCCATTACGTTCTGTTTGTGAATACCATAAAGTGAATGCGAGAGAGTATGGATAAGGAGGGGCCATGGAAATTAAACTTGGGCGATCAATGTTTAAAAAGCGATAAAGGGAAAAGTTGCTTTTTTAAGATAACAGTAATAAATGTTAATAAAACACCTGAAATTTCAGACAGACATTCGCGTATAGACATAATCGTAATCTTCCAGCAAAATTATACGCTCACATTAAAGCAGCTTTCCTTCCAAATCTACAAATCTAAATAATCTACTCTCTGCTCTCCTGTTTTATCTCTATTTTTAGATCGTTGCAGaagtttttatattaaaatcgTTTATAATCTTGCTTTACGCTCCCATTTTTCCTTTTCCATTCTATCATCAACATAACGATCTGGTTGAATGGTCGCACAATGCAGAACTTATAAATGTTGAAAGTGGGAGTGTTAAATCAGTTGGAGTTTAAAATGCATTTGCTTGTTACTTTTTGCCACCCAAACCAATAATTTTATATGAATAACACGATAAAGTATCCGGATGGTTTATGTGAACAGTTCTTTTTCCGAACGAGTTCAGGTAAGCAGCGTGTAATGAACGCTACATAACTAGTGGATAAGTgcaaacaagaaaataatatacatatatatattcaaCGTTTCTGTGTAGCCAACTCGAAAACCAAAGAGAACTGACgaacaaaataaattcaattTCCTTCCCGTTAAATTGTTGCGAGTCGACAACAATCAAGTGTGGGAATAAACATGTTGTCCACTCAGCTGTTACACCCCACATGAGCGGGATTAACGAGTTTTTACTTGTCCACTATCCCTAGTCCAaagtaattaaaaaatatcccAGTCGGATAACTTAAAACTTTGCTTTATCAATTATAACTTTTCATAGCCTTTTAGAAACccttgaaatatataatgttggtcttgttttttttccgaatattTTCTTGTTTCATCGAAATGTTTCATAACCCGTTCGTGtcacaataaaaatattaatatatacTGGGTGATACCTATGTATTACGCTAAGCCAACAGAGACTAAACGTAATTTATAAATTTTTAAGAAGGTTGCCCTGGCtgccagaggctccaagcttcactttAAAGAGCCGCTTTGCTCAGTCGTTGTCTCTGCTTCGCGGCTCTTTaaagtgaagcttggagcccCTGGTAGCCAGGGTATAAGAAGATTTAACTCACACAATAATTTGCCATTCcgccaaaataaaatataatgcatgAAGCATCTTACATTGCAAGAAAAGCAATAAAATAGAGTATCTTTAAACTGCGGTTTTCAATCTTCTCTGAATCACCCTCTGGCCCCCGTCACCAAACATCTTTTAGTCGATTGTTGGACAGCACTTAAATGGTTTCTAATCCTGCCCAGGCTCTGTCCaatcaaaaacacaaaatgtgataacataggggggggggggggggggaggtgcaggggtgcgaacgcacacctcacacacacacacacaacggtcgaaggtccactttcggtttaAAATGGACGTGCTAttcgtagacaaaactataaggCATAAGCTGGATCACTCTGGTAATAATAAACGTCCAGTGGAGATAATGCAAAGGCATAAAGAAATCGCTTTTCGCAcctcccaagaaaaatcctgggtacgggcctgccatAAAGCATTGTTGGAGATTATTGACGAGGGTATTGaaaaagaattttgaaaaacgCAGTAAATCTCAATCGTAAACTGTTAATTATATAAATGACAAATTGCTATTGGAAAGTTATTCTCACATTACTTACTGTATCGTTTCTTAGCTGAAGGAACGATGAAGAACGAAGAAGAACACCGAGACATATGAGACGATTTTAGTCTTTATCTCAaagaacaacaactacaagtCTACGAAACTCGTACAAGCGTGTCTACGCACGTggtgtgtgacgtcaccgGAAGTTGTATAAACCGGATATCGTTACATCT contains:
- the LOC116604630 gene encoding uncharacterized protein LOC116604630, whose amino-acid sequence is MKPYQKVLAGLLVVALAVQVVLSQETDGESLKKAEEEFVRRCAVYGCGLFDDFEDKRGLFTKLRLGGSKGGNRHYFKNRKYFRNNVVKRDANLNKLSVKDLDNE